From the genome of Bactrocera oleae isolate idBacOlea1 chromosome 2, idBacOlea1, whole genome shotgun sequence, one region includes:
- the LOC106620063 gene encoding uncharacterized protein: protein MRRVHGFWWHTTCVYVFATYLILKIAAFPATTPLPHTTHIVSYVHQGRAGTKSAEIREFDYERVHSVEHGRNATIRATERSTPISQLYGAFIEQLDMSLDNDFSRTNTTPVIGISTTESARHTDDLLLTKQNTLEDADDIFGRNEQHESPKSVNNESHSRVGGMMWSRTKQSIPVLEPVRHLLNTVRDQHNQTVHAARQHHQLLGSMMSGMADHMPANESSAIETEEDREAANESTEFKLLDFAGSLVGMLWGFFGNLQRAFAASSGNALASTSSSSSGGQ, encoded by the exons ATGCGGAGAGTACACGGTTTTTGGTGGCATACCACTTGTGTTTATGTGTTTGCGACA TACTTAATTTTGAAGATAGCAGCGTTTCCGGCGACTACTCCTCTACCTCATACCACCCACATTGTCAGCTATGTACACCAAGGGAGGGCCGGTACTAAGAGTGCTGAAATCAGGGAATTTGACTACGAGAGGGTTCACAGTGTGGAACACGGACGAAACGCTACTATACGTGCAACGGAACGCTCAACACCCATTTCCCAGTTATATGGTGCATTTATTGAGCAGTTAGATATGAGTCTCGATAATGACTTCTCACGCACTAATACAACTCCGGTAATTGGCATATCCACAACGGAGTCGGCGCGTCATACTGATGACTTACTTCTGACAAAACAAAACACATTGGAGGACGCAGATGACATTTTTGGTCGCAATGAACAGCATGAATCACCTAAATCTGTAAATAATGAGAGTCATTCTCGTGTTGGCGGTATGATGTGGAGTCGCACGAAACAAAGTATTCCAGTTTTGGAGCCTGTGCGTCATCTTCTAAATACGGTACGCGATCAGCATAACCAAACGGTACATGCGGCCAGGCAACATCATCAACTGTTGGGCTCAATGATGAGTGGAATGGCCGATCACATGCCCGCGAATGAATCATCAGCAATAGAGACAGAGGAGGACCGTGAGGCCGCCAACGAGAGCACAGAATTCAAGTTACTTGACTTCGCAGGTAGCCTTGTTGGTATGCTATGGGGCTTTTTCGGCAATTTGCAGCGCGCCTTTGCGGCTAGCAGTGGTAATGCTCTAGCTTCCACCTCGTCCAGTTCATCAGGTGGCCAGTAG
- the LOC106620058 gene encoding FAM172 family protein homolog CG10038 isoform X2: protein MSSAERSGLALKKLREFGYAFNADGQLRRIDDITGEPGEEPFKFTISDDHKKNQDHYEQLADQIPEIVYDLLEQNGLSRTYLPEDIPQEQATFIFTKPPKLVEPKKLIVLIHGSGYVRAGQWARSLIINNSIDHGTQIPYIKRAQSLGYDILVTNTNDNYRNINGENRPIPRLGHATAHARYVWEKCVMGCNPESVAIVAHSYGGAIAMDLANRFTKFFEDKVFAIALTDSAHFQIPGNAKHVVLDIACNWISSSAALDTEIYAGEGEMLSVSAGHSKHEWTSYSAFESVFKFLEEKYERSQVIRTTSKKAKTED, encoded by the exons ATGTCTTCAGCTGAAAGAAGTGGTCTGGCTCTAAAAAAATTACGTGAATTCGGCTATGCTTTCAATGCAG atgGACAATTGCGGAGAATTGATGACATTACTGGAGAGCCAGGTGAAGAGCCCTTCAAATTCACCATATCTGACGATCACAAAAAAAATCAGGATCATTATGAACAATTAGCTGAT caaattCCTGAAATAGTTTATGATTTATTAGAACAAAATGGTTTGAGTCGCACTTACCTTCCGGAGGATATACCGCAAGAGCAAGCCACATTCATTTTTACTAAACCTCCAAAGCTCGTGGaacctaaaaaattaattgtattaatCCACGGTAGTGGTTATGTTAGAGCGGGGCAGTGGGCTAGAAg CCTCATAATTAACAATTCTATTGACCATGGTACTCAGATCCCTTATATAAAACGCGCTCAATCGCTTGGCTATGATATATTGGTGACAAATACAAATGACAATTATCGCAACATCAACGGGGAAAATCGTCCAATACCACGTCTGGGGCATGCAACAGCACACGCTAGATATGTATGGGAAAAATGTGTAATGGGTTGTAACCCTGAGAGTGTAGCCATTGTAGCGCATAGTTATGGTGGGGCAATTGCGATGGATTTA GCAAATCGatttaccaaattttttgaagataaagTGTTTGCAATTGCGCTAACGGACTCTGCTCATTTCCAAATACCAGGAAATGCAAAACACGTTGTTTTGGATATTGCATGCAATTGGATATCTAGTTCTGCCGCACTCGATACGGAAATTTATGCGGGAGAGGGTGAAATGCTTAGTGTATCGGCAGGACATTCTAAACATGAATGGACTTCATATTCTGCCTTTGAATCGGTTTTTAAGTTCTTAGAAGAGAAGTATGAACGAAGTCAAGTGATTCGAACAACAAGTAAAAAGGCGAAAACGGAGGATTAA
- the LOC106620058 gene encoding FAM172 family protein homolog CG10038 isoform X1 has product MSNFVARICKVALFWRYIRKSAQPISGCECKSMSSAERSGLALKKLREFGYAFNADGQLRRIDDITGEPGEEPFKFTISDDHKKNQDHYEQLADQIPEIVYDLLEQNGLSRTYLPEDIPQEQATFIFTKPPKLVEPKKLIVLIHGSGYVRAGQWARSLIINNSIDHGTQIPYIKRAQSLGYDILVTNTNDNYRNINGENRPIPRLGHATAHARYVWEKCVMGCNPESVAIVAHSYGGAIAMDLANRFTKFFEDKVFAIALTDSAHFQIPGNAKHVVLDIACNWISSSAALDTEIYAGEGEMLSVSAGHSKHEWTSYSAFESVFKFLEEKYERSQVIRTTSKKAKTED; this is encoded by the exons atgtcaaattttgtggcACGAATTTGTAAAGTAGCATTATTTTGGCGCTACATACGGAAG TCAGCACAACCGATCAGCGGGTGTGAGTGCAAAAGTATGTCTTCAGCTGAAAGAAGTGGTCTGGCTCTAAAAAAATTACGTGAATTCGGCTATGCTTTCAATGCAG atgGACAATTGCGGAGAATTGATGACATTACTGGAGAGCCAGGTGAAGAGCCCTTCAAATTCACCATATCTGACGATCACAAAAAAAATCAGGATCATTATGAACAATTAGCTGAT caaattCCTGAAATAGTTTATGATTTATTAGAACAAAATGGTTTGAGTCGCACTTACCTTCCGGAGGATATACCGCAAGAGCAAGCCACATTCATTTTTACTAAACCTCCAAAGCTCGTGGaacctaaaaaattaattgtattaatCCACGGTAGTGGTTATGTTAGAGCGGGGCAGTGGGCTAGAAg CCTCATAATTAACAATTCTATTGACCATGGTACTCAGATCCCTTATATAAAACGCGCTCAATCGCTTGGCTATGATATATTGGTGACAAATACAAATGACAATTATCGCAACATCAACGGGGAAAATCGTCCAATACCACGTCTGGGGCATGCAACAGCACACGCTAGATATGTATGGGAAAAATGTGTAATGGGTTGTAACCCTGAGAGTGTAGCCATTGTAGCGCATAGTTATGGTGGGGCAATTGCGATGGATTTA GCAAATCGatttaccaaattttttgaagataaagTGTTTGCAATTGCGCTAACGGACTCTGCTCATTTCCAAATACCAGGAAATGCAAAACACGTTGTTTTGGATATTGCATGCAATTGGATATCTAGTTCTGCCGCACTCGATACGGAAATTTATGCGGGAGAGGGTGAAATGCTTAGTGTATCGGCAGGACATTCTAAACATGAATGGACTTCATATTCTGCCTTTGAATCGGTTTTTAAGTTCTTAGAAGAGAAGTATGAACGAAGTCAAGTGATTCGAACAACAAGTAAAAAGGCGAAAACGGAGGATTAA